From the genome of Deinococcus sp. JMULE3, one region includes:
- a CDS encoding LCP family protein: MTQSPAPRIAGLRALQAFGLSLSALSLGGFALLSGAGPTAAAAVTPGQAPSFTLLIAGRDIVYCYYRQPCKDQDQRTGLAQPPNTDTVMVVKVQGTTVHALNIPRDTNVGPFDRYRSVALQKINSQYFAGGPEALVKAAETITGEHIDSYVIVRTDYVERVIDALGGLDVTVPEPGIEWIDNAAGVNLNLAPGAHHLDGKNGVLYLRVRKGFGDDYGRIDHQKQALTQLAGKLRTPQGLAALPTILGGIGNGVQTDVNPATIAALRPYLGQMKLSFATLPTDEIPGTFNLAVNRDRLAQVWGDVPATPPNPDLKITVVDASGENLGPALTRALTALGYRNVQVTPAPRSGEASQVFTQLDVADAAQLADTLNLARLQGERFPVGPGEVGILLGADAAASLAGLKGLGAPTSP, from the coding sequence GTGACCCAATCCCCTGCACCCCGCATCGCCGGGCTGCGCGCCCTGCAGGCGTTCGGCCTCTCCCTCTCCGCCCTGTCCCTGGGGGGTTTTGCGCTGCTCAGCGGCGCCGGGCCCACCGCCGCCGCCGCCGTCACGCCCGGACAGGCGCCCAGTTTCACCCTGCTGATCGCCGGGCGGGACATCGTGTACTGCTACTACCGCCAGCCCTGCAAGGACCAGGACCAGCGCACCGGGCTGGCGCAGCCGCCCAACACCGACACCGTCATGGTCGTCAAGGTGCAGGGCACCACCGTGCACGCCCTGAACATCCCCCGCGACACCAACGTCGGCCCCTTCGACCGTTACCGGTCCGTGGCTCTGCAGAAGATCAACAGCCAGTACTTCGCGGGCGGACCCGAGGCGCTCGTGAAGGCCGCCGAGACCATCACCGGTGAACACATCGACTCGTACGTGATCGTCCGCACCGACTACGTCGAGCGGGTCATCGACGCGCTGGGCGGCCTGGACGTCACCGTGCCGGAACCCGGCATCGAATGGATCGACAACGCCGCGGGCGTGAACCTGAACCTCGCGCCCGGCGCCCACCACCTGGACGGCAAGAACGGCGTGCTGTACCTGCGGGTCCGCAAGGGCTTCGGGGACGACTACGGCCGCATCGACCACCAGAAGCAGGCGCTGACGCAGCTGGCCGGGAAACTCCGCACCCCGCAGGGCCTCGCGGCGCTCCCGACCATCCTGGGCGGCATCGGCAACGGCGTGCAGACCGACGTGAACCCCGCCACCATCGCCGCGCTGCGCCCCTACCTGGGCCAGATGAAACTCAGCTTCGCGACGCTGCCCACCGACGAGATTCCCGGCACGTTCAACCTCGCCGTGAACCGCGACCGCCTCGCGCAGGTGTGGGGCGACGTGCCCGCCACGCCCCCCAACCCGGACCTGAAGATCACGGTCGTGGACGCCAGCGGCGAGAACCTCGGCCCGGCCCTGACCCGCGCCCTGACCGCGCTGGGCTACCGCAACGTGCAGGTCACCCCCGCCCCCCGCAGCGGCGAGGCCAGTCAGGTGTTCACGCAACTGGACGTCGCCGACGCCGCGCAGCTAGCCGACACCCTGAACCTCGCCCGGCTGCAGGGCGAACGCTTCCCGGTCGGCCCCGGCGAGGTCGGCATCCTGCTCGGCGCGGACGCCGCTGCGAGCCTCGCCGGACTCAAGGGCCTGGGCGCACCCACCAGCCCCTGA
- the rsfS gene encoding ribosome silencing factor, producing MTPDTNTMNQLRAIVDAARERRAEDVTVLDLTDVSSTLEYFVICTATAGLQLNAVQENIREKAQATGLPRPSVEGPSERWLLLAFGGSVVVHIMTKDAREYYDLEGLWSDARVLDFPEPEVKA from the coding sequence ATGACCCCCGATACCAACACCATGAACCAGCTGCGCGCCATCGTGGACGCCGCCCGCGAACGCCGCGCCGAAGACGTCACCGTCCTCGACCTGACCGACGTCAGCAGCACCCTCGAATACTTCGTGATCTGCACCGCCACCGCCGGCCTCCAGCTGAACGCCGTGCAGGAGAACATCCGCGAGAAAGCCCAGGCGACCGGCCTGCCCCGCCCCAGCGTCGAAGGCCCCAGCGAACGCTGGCTGCTCCTGGCGTTCGGCGGCAGCGTCGTCGTGCACATCATGACCAAGGACGCCCGCGAGTACTACGACCTCGAAGGCCTCTGGAGCGACGCGCGCGTCCTCGACTTCCCCGAACCTGAAGTCAAAGCCTGA
- a CDS encoding DUF3809 domain-containing protein has translation MIVEATQDFTLPWTGDDAAALAFVRDPARALARVRFLRDLRADGEGVRGELLVPLPGLGEVDLPFRSALTATPDGGALTPQPISGERAWVEVAGQARLDGGALHFAFQFRAHLATPDAQGWGGAAFEKMIRAAAARTLDRVARELPAGIAQAAQE, from the coding sequence GTGATCGTCGAGGCGACGCAGGACTTCACGCTGCCCTGGACCGGGGACGACGCGGCGGCGCTGGCGTTCGTGCGCGACCCGGCCCGCGCGCTGGCCCGCGTGCGCTTCCTGCGGGACCTGCGTGCCGACGGAGAGGGCGTGCGCGGCGAACTGCTCGTGCCGCTGCCCGGCCTGGGCGAGGTGGACCTGCCCTTCCGCAGCGCCCTGACCGCCACGCCGGACGGGGGGGCGCTCACCCCGCAGCCCATCAGCGGCGAGCGCGCCTGGGTGGAGGTCGCCGGGCAGGCCCGCCTGGACGGGGGTGCGCTGCACTTCGCGTTCCAGTTCCGCGCGCACCTCGCCACGCCGGACGCGCAGGGCTGGGGCGGCGCGGCGTTCGAGAAGATGATCCGCGCCGCCGCCGCCCGCACCCTGGACCGCGTGGCGCGCGAACTGCCCGCCGGGATCGCGCAGGCCGCGCAGGAATAG
- a CDS encoding DUF3248 domain-containing protein: MTDLPGDPLPDSSALEAASPELARALEALGGQLVWRIGKDEASDDVVVRLGFASATPRFAHLPRLRSAGDAELQAALAENRVVIEWVD; this comes from the coding sequence ATGACCGATCTGCCGGGCGACCCGCTGCCGGACTCCAGTGCCCTGGAGGCCGCCTCGCCGGAACTGGCGCGCGCGCTGGAGGCGCTGGGTGGGCAGCTCGTGTGGCGCATCGGGAAGGACGAGGCCAGCGACGACGTCGTGGTGCGGCTGGGCTTCGCGTCGGCCACGCCCCGCTTCGCGCACCTGCCCCGCCTGCGCAGCGCCGGGGACGCCGAGTTGCAGGCGGCGCTGGCGGAGAACCGCGTGGTGATCGAGTGGGTGGACTGA
- a CDS encoding RsmD family RNA methyltransferase, giving the protein MSLRILGGTAKGRSLQVPDSARPSGARVRKSLFDLLAARAPAGRYPEFIDLHGGSGAIGLEAASRGYRVTLVEKDARAVRALETNARALDLRVRIVKGDAGALLKRLGQFDVVFSDPPYEADIPKLTAQILASGVLAPGGLLVCQHPDRLHLPEHAGFTREEREYGSNTLTLYWHPDAPEPDADGDDDSEIG; this is encoded by the coding sequence ATGAGTCTCCGAATTCTGGGCGGTACGGCGAAGGGCCGCAGCCTGCAGGTGCCCGACAGCGCCCGGCCCAGCGGCGCGCGCGTCCGCAAGAGCCTGTTCGACCTGCTGGCTGCCCGCGCGCCCGCCGGGCGATACCCGGAATTCATCGACCTGCACGGCGGTAGCGGCGCGATCGGGCTGGAGGCCGCCAGTCGCGGGTACCGCGTGACGCTGGTCGAGAAGGACGCGCGGGCCGTGCGGGCGCTGGAGACGAACGCCCGCGCGCTGGACCTGCGGGTGCGGATCGTGAAGGGGGACGCCGGGGCGCTGCTGAAACGCCTGGGGCAGTTCGACGTGGTGTTCAGCGACCCGCCGTACGAGGCGGACATCCCGAAACTCACGGCGCAGATTCTCGCCAGCGGCGTCCTCGCGCCCGGCGGACTGCTGGTGTGCCAGCATCCGGACCGGCTGCACCTGCCCGAGCACGCGGGCTTCACGCGCGAGGAACGCGAGTACGGCAGCAACACGTTGACGCTGTACTGGCACCCGGACGCCCCGGAACCGGACGCGGACGGCGACGATGACAGCGAAATCGGGTAA
- the coaD gene encoding pantetheine-phosphate adenylyltransferase — MNAVFPGSFDPITSGHMDVLTRAARIFDHVTVTVMHNARKQGRHLFTLDERLEILREATAHFPNVSVDTFGGLLVDYMARQETGSVIVRGLRAVSDYEYELQIAHLNRQIGDAETVFIMAATRWSFVSSSMVREIASYGGNVSEMVPRASASALRRKHADVYAERETELQAQTASS; from the coding sequence ATGAACGCCGTTTTCCCGGGCTCGTTCGACCCGATCACCAGCGGGCACATGGACGTGCTGACGCGCGCCGCGCGGATCTTCGACCACGTGACCGTCACGGTCATGCACAACGCCCGCAAACAGGGCCGCCACCTGTTCACGCTGGACGAACGCCTGGAGATCCTGCGCGAGGCGACCGCGCACTTCCCCAACGTCAGCGTGGACACCTTCGGGGGGCTGCTGGTGGACTACATGGCCCGCCAGGAGACCGGCAGCGTGATCGTGCGTGGCCTGCGCGCCGTGTCCGACTACGAGTACGAGCTGCAGATCGCGCACCTGAACCGCCAGATCGGGGACGCGGAGACGGTGTTCATCATGGCCGCCACCCGCTGGAGTTTCGTGAGCAGTTCCATGGTGCGCGAGATCGCCAGTTACGGCGGGAACGTCAGCGAGATGGTCCCCCGCGCCAGCGCCAGCGCCCTGCGCCGCAAGCACGCGGACGTGTACGCGGAACGCGAGACGGAACTGCAGGCGCAGACCGCCAGCAGCTGA
- the metK gene encoding methionine adenosyltransferase — translation MRKYYTSESVSEGHPDKLADFISDSILDEFLRQEPGSRVAVETLLTTGMAVVAGEVTAETAHVDVQKTVRDAVKQVGYTRANYGFDAEYSAVLVSLHEQSPEIAGGVNHSEEWRGMTEEERAQPGNAHSMVGAGDQGLMFGYATDETPELMPLPISLAHKLTRRIAQLRKDGTLPYLRPDAKAQVTVVRDGEPHEATETLVDTVVISTQHSDDVTQEQIRADMIEHVIRAVIPAEYLTADTKYFINPSGRFVIGGPHGDTGLTGRKIIVDTYGGAVPHGGGAFSGKDPTKVDRSAAYYARFIAKNIVAAGLARRALVEVAYAIGRANPVSLRVDTYGTGTVSDDRLATIVAEHFDARPQAIIAELDLRRPIYAQTAAYGHFGRPEFPWEQTHKAQALKAAAQQA, via the coding sequence ATGCGGAAGTACTACACCTCGGAATCGGTGTCCGAAGGGCACCCCGACAAGCTGGCCGACTTCATCTCGGACAGCATTCTCGACGAGTTCCTGCGCCAGGAACCCGGCAGTCGCGTCGCGGTGGAGACGCTGCTCACCACCGGCATGGCCGTCGTGGCGGGCGAGGTCACCGCCGAGACCGCCCACGTGGACGTCCAGAAGACCGTCCGTGACGCCGTCAAGCAGGTCGGCTACACCCGCGCGAACTACGGCTTCGACGCCGAATACAGCGCCGTGCTGGTCAGTCTGCACGAACAGAGCCCCGAGATCGCGGGCGGCGTGAACCACAGCGAGGAGTGGCGCGGCATGACCGAAGAGGAGCGCGCCCAGCCCGGCAACGCGCACTCGATGGTCGGCGCGGGCGACCAGGGCCTGATGTTCGGCTACGCCACCGACGAGACGCCGGAACTCATGCCGCTGCCCATCAGCCTCGCGCACAAACTCACGCGGCGCATCGCGCAGCTGCGCAAGGACGGCACGCTGCCCTACCTGCGCCCCGACGCGAAGGCGCAGGTCACGGTCGTCCGCGACGGCGAACCCCACGAGGCCACCGAGACCCTGGTCGATACCGTCGTCATCAGCACCCAGCACAGCGACGACGTGACCCAGGAACAGATCCGCGCCGACATGATCGAGCACGTGATCAGGGCCGTGATCCCAGCCGAGTACCTCACCGCGGACACGAAGTACTTCATCAACCCGTCGGGGCGCTTCGTCATCGGCGGCCCCCACGGCGACACCGGCCTCACGGGGCGCAAGATCATCGTGGACACCTACGGCGGCGCCGTGCCCCACGGTGGCGGCGCGTTCAGCGGCAAGGACCCCACCAAGGTGGACCGCAGCGCGGCGTACTACGCCCGTTTCATCGCCAAGAACATCGTCGCCGCGGGCCTCGCCCGGCGCGCACTGGTCGAGGTCGCGTACGCCATCGGCCGCGCCAACCCCGTCAGCCTGCGCGTCGACACCTACGGCACCGGCACCGTCAGCGACGACCGCCTCGCCACGATCGTGGCCGAGCACTTCGACGCGCGCCCCCAGGCGATCATCGCGGAACTCGACCTGCGCCGCCCCATCTACGCGCAGACCGCCGCGTACGGCCACTTCGGCCGCCCCGAATTCCCCTGGGAACAGACCCACAAGGCCCAGGCCCTCAAGGCCGCCGCGCAGCAGGCCTGA
- a CDS encoding winged helix-turn-helix domain-containing protein, producing MSHVVVIEDEGTVRDVLRFHLERAGLRVTALESASGAFDVLPGADALVLDWMLPGESGLSFLRRLRADAELRRMPVLMLTARAAEAERVEGLESGADDYLTKPFSAAELVARVRALLRRSLPDVPAVMTNGPLSVDVGSAEAKVGGRRMNLTRREFDLLAFMTQHVGRVYSRTELLDRVWGADFLGGERTVDQHVTQLRAHLGDDPGKPGFLETVRGKGYRMRPWTDGA from the coding sequence ATGAGCCACGTCGTTGTCATCGAGGACGAGGGGACGGTCCGGGACGTCCTGCGCTTTCACCTGGAGCGGGCGGGGCTGCGGGTCACCGCCCTGGAGTCCGCCAGCGGGGCGTTTGACGTGCTGCCCGGCGCGGACGCCCTCGTGCTGGACTGGATGCTGCCCGGCGAGAGCGGCCTGAGCTTCCTGCGCCGCCTGCGCGCCGACGCGGAACTGCGCCGCATGCCGGTCCTGATGCTCACCGCCCGCGCCGCCGAGGCCGAACGGGTCGAGGGCCTGGAGTCCGGCGCGGACGATTACCTGACCAAACCGTTCAGCGCGGCGGAACTCGTGGCGCGGGTGCGGGCGCTGCTGCGCCGCTCGCTGCCGGACGTGCCGGCCGTCATGACGAACGGCCCGCTGAGCGTGGACGTCGGCTCGGCCGAGGCGAAGGTGGGCGGGCGGCGCATGAACCTCACGCGGCGCGAGTTCGACCTGCTGGCGTTCATGACGCAGCACGTCGGGCGGGTGTATTCCCGCACGGAACTGCTGGACCGGGTGTGGGGCGCGGACTTCCTGGGGGGCGAGCGCACCGTGGACCAGCACGTCACGCAGCTGCGCGCGCACCTGGGCGACGATCCCGGCAAGCCGGGCTTCCTGGAGACGGTGCGCGGCAAGGGCTACCGCATGCGCCCCTGGACGGACGGCGCGTGA
- a CDS encoding sensor histidine kinase, with product MTAPDATGSAVSGSDHWIDSLPQAVLLTREGLVTRVNAAAARLWGVPQERASGRPVLEVVRRHTLETLLERGGELELEVTGRTLRCTATRDGACGALIVEDVTEHRRREAELREATAVLSHEFRTPVAALRGVLEALEYDMPRDLAQNFVRQGLQETERLARLAEDLAVGFRPTRARTLPLAEAFARAERLLTADLNARRASVTFGQDHLVRADPDKLLQVLLNLIENALKYGPPAAQVEVQTHERGTWIEVSVLDRGTPIPDTESLFKAHTRGRAATGQGSGMGLYIVRSIVHGWGGQAWAERRGDANAFCFTLPGVGGIG from the coding sequence GTGACCGCCCCGGACGCCACCGGCAGCGCCGTGAGCGGGTCCGATCACTGGATCGACTCGCTGCCGCAGGCGGTCCTGCTGACGCGCGAGGGGCTGGTCACGCGCGTGAACGCCGCCGCCGCGCGCCTGTGGGGCGTCCCGCAGGAGCGTGCGTCGGGCCGCCCGGTGCTGGAGGTCGTGCGCCGCCACACCCTGGAGACGCTGCTGGAACGCGGCGGGGAGCTGGAACTGGAGGTCACGGGCCGCACGCTGCGCTGCACCGCCACCCGCGACGGCGCGTGCGGCGCGCTGATCGTCGAGGACGTCACCGAGCACCGCCGCCGCGAGGCGGAACTGCGCGAGGCGACCGCCGTGCTCTCGCACGAGTTCCGCACGCCCGTCGCGGCGCTGCGCGGCGTGCTGGAGGCCCTGGAGTACGACATGCCCCGCGACCTCGCACAGAACTTCGTGCGGCAGGGCCTTCAGGAAACCGAGCGCCTAGCCCGGCTCGCCGAGGATCTCGCCGTGGGCTTCCGGCCCACCCGCGCCCGCACCCTGCCGCTCGCGGAGGCCTTCGCGCGCGCCGAGCGGCTCCTGACCGCCGACCTGAACGCCCGCCGCGCCAGCGTCACGTTCGGGCAGGATCACCTCGTGCGGGCCGACCCGGACAAGCTGCTGCAGGTGCTGCTGAACCTCATCGAGAACGCCCTGAAGTACGGCCCGCCCGCCGCTCAGGTCGAGGTGCAGACCCATGAACGCGGCACCTGGATCGAGGTGAGCGTCCTCGACCGGGGCACGCCCATCCCCGACACCGAGAGTCTGTTCAAGGCGCACACGCGGGGCCGCGCCGCGACCGGGCAGGGCAGCGGCATGGGCCTGTACATCGTCCGGAGCATCGTGCACGGCTGGGGCGGGCAGGCCTGGGCCGAGCGGCGCGGCGACGCGAACGCCTTCTGCTTCACCCTCCCCGGTGTGGGCGGGATCGGATAA
- the phoU gene encoding phosphate signaling complex protein PhoU, whose translation MREALENDLRAVLNGALNMLGTVERMLPVAGDVLLRENVERLAEVKALDREVDAQEAQIEAECLRIIALHQPVARDLRMVALILKSLSDIERMGDYVVHVAEDGAELAQAPALKRYVNLARMLERLGEMSQNLRTAIADRDVARAEATVQMDDEVDDLYEQIQRELVTYMLEDPRNISKALMLMRVGRSLERVGDHMENISERVRYWVTGQREG comes from the coding sequence ATGCGTGAAGCCCTCGAAAACGACCTGCGTGCCGTCCTGAACGGCGCACTGAACATGCTCGGCACCGTCGAGCGCATGCTCCCCGTCGCCGGGGACGTCCTGCTGCGCGAGAACGTCGAACGCCTCGCGGAGGTCAAGGCCCTCGACCGCGAGGTGGACGCCCAGGAAGCGCAGATCGAGGCCGAATGCCTGCGGATCATCGCGCTGCACCAGCCGGTCGCGCGGGACCTGCGGATGGTCGCCCTGATCCTCAAGAGCCTCAGCGACATCGAACGCATGGGCGACTACGTCGTGCACGTCGCCGAGGACGGCGCGGAACTCGCGCAGGCCCCCGCGCTGAAACGCTACGTGAACCTCGCCCGGATGCTCGAACGACTGGGCGAGATGAGCCAGAACCTCCGCACCGCCATCGCCGACCGCGACGTCGCCCGCGCCGAAGCGACCGTGCAGATGGACGACGAGGTGGACGACCTGTACGAGCAGATCCAGCGTGAACTCGTGACGTACATGCTCGAAGACCCCCGCAACATCAGCAAGGCCCTGATGCTCATGCGGGTGGGCCGCAGCCTGGAACGCGTCGGGGATCACATGGAGAACATCTCCGAACGCGTCCGCTACTGGGTGACCGGCCAGCGCGAAGGCTGA
- the coaBC gene encoding bifunctional phosphopantothenoylcysteine decarboxylase/phosphopantothenate--cysteine ligase CoaBC → MRTADERPCVLVIVGGSMAAVKAPSVLRRLRERGAEVRVIASRAALAFITELSLSTAADGPVGTDAHWFEARPDAIHLTYARVDAAVVVGASAELLAGAAHGHAGDLALATLLSVRAPVLWVPAMNELMWTHPAVQANAEVLRGWGHGFLGPEVGAFGTRGEGRGVGRMSEPDDIADATLALLKGDASPAPVRDLAGVRVVVSAGPTREYLDPVRFISNPSSGKMGFAVAEAARDRGADVTLVTGPVTLPDPAGVRVVRIESALELRDAVVDAAQDAGIVVMTAAVADYRAATQSGEKQAKVAGDVTVHLTPNPDILAELGREKGDRVLVGFAMETHAGVERAAGKAQRKNADFILLNYPTREGTAFGGDDNQVTLVRADGSHEDWPRVSKREVAERLLTEAARLLPTAR, encoded by the coding sequence GTGAGAACGGCTGATGAGCGTCCGTGCGTGCTGGTGATCGTGGGGGGGAGCATGGCGGCGGTGAAGGCCCCGTCGGTGCTGCGCCGGTTGCGGGAGCGTGGCGCGGAGGTGCGGGTGATCGCGTCCCGCGCGGCGCTGGCGTTCATCACGGAGTTGAGCCTGAGCACGGCGGCGGACGGGCCGGTGGGGACGGACGCGCACTGGTTCGAGGCGCGACCGGACGCGATACACCTGACGTACGCGCGGGTGGACGCGGCGGTGGTGGTGGGTGCGTCGGCGGAGTTGCTGGCGGGGGCGGCGCACGGGCACGCGGGGGATCTGGCGCTGGCGACGCTGCTGAGCGTGCGCGCCCCCGTGCTGTGGGTGCCCGCGATGAACGAGTTGATGTGGACGCACCCGGCGGTGCAGGCGAACGCGGAGGTGCTGCGAGGCTGGGGGCATGGGTTCCTGGGGCCGGAGGTGGGGGCGTTCGGCACGCGCGGCGAGGGGCGCGGCGTGGGCCGCATGAGCGAACCGGACGACATCGCGGACGCGACGCTGGCGCTGTTGAAGGGAGACGCCTCCCCTGCTCCGGTGCGGGATCTGGCGGGCGTACGGGTGGTCGTGTCGGCCGGGCCGACGCGGGAGTACCTGGACCCGGTGCGGTTCATCAGCAACCCGTCGAGCGGGAAGATGGGCTTCGCGGTGGCAGAGGCCGCGCGGGACCGGGGCGCGGACGTGACGCTGGTGACCGGCCCGGTGACGCTGCCGGACCCGGCGGGCGTGCGGGTGGTGCGGATCGAGTCGGCGCTGGAGTTGCGGGACGCGGTGGTGGACGCCGCGCAGGACGCGGGGATCGTGGTGATGACGGCGGCGGTCGCGGACTACCGCGCGGCCACGCAGAGCGGCGAGAAGCAGGCGAAGGTGGCGGGCGACGTCACGGTTCACCTGACGCCGAACCCGGACATCCTGGCGGAACTGGGCCGCGAGAAGGGCGACCGGGTCCTGGTGGGCTTCGCGATGGAGACGCACGCGGGCGTGGAGCGCGCGGCGGGCAAGGCGCAACGGAAGAACGCGGATTTCATCCTCCTGAACTACCCGACGCGGGAGGGCACGGCGTTCGGCGGGGACGACAATCAGGTGACGCTGGTCCGCGCGGACGGCTCGCACGAGGACTGGCCGCGCGTGAGCAAGCGCGAGGTGGCCGAGCGCCTGCTGACCGAGGCGGCACGCCTCCTGCCCACAGCCCGCTGA
- the argR gene encoding arginine repressor, producing MAGTLSKEQRQKRIQDIIARDSVSTQGELVERLQAEGIRVTQATVSRDINELRLVRLPVGKGRHRYALAQTAGHVGAQEELARLFQNFVHDIDRGENMLVIRTADGHATGVALVLDRVRRDDIIGTLAGEDTIFVVARTTADAENIMEEFHALMLG from the coding sequence ATGGCGGGTACGCTCAGCAAGGAACAACGTCAGAAACGCATTCAGGACATCATCGCCCGCGACAGTGTCAGCACCCAGGGAGAACTCGTCGAGCGCCTCCAGGCCGAGGGCATCCGGGTCACGCAGGCGACCGTCAGCCGCGACATCAACGAGCTGCGGCTGGTGCGCCTCCCGGTCGGCAAGGGCCGCCACCGCTACGCCCTGGCGCAGACGGCCGGTCACGTGGGCGCGCAGGAGGAACTCGCGCGGCTCTTCCAGAACTTCGTGCATGACATCGACCGGGGCGAGAACATGCTCGTGATCCGCACGGCGGACGGGCACGCGACCGGCGTGGCGCTGGTGCTGGACCGGGTGCGCCGCGACGACATCATCGGGACGCTGGCGGGCGAGGACACGATCTTCGTGGTGGCGCGCACCACGGCGGACGCGGAGAACATCATGGAAGAGTTCCACGCGCTGATGCTGGGCTGA
- a CDS encoding phosphohydrolase, whose product MMQEPALLTAAEAYAGPFYAEAGRAYHTGAHVRALLDALAGRGVLTPALALAAWGHDLIYDPRAADNEARSADVFGAWLVAQGASGGLQAEVRALILATRHTVPVTTRAEALFVDADLSVLGADPDTFDAYDRAIRVEYAHVPEDAYRAGRAAVLRGFLSRERLYLTPEFAGLEPQARVNLARALARLS is encoded by the coding sequence ATGATGCAAGAACCGGCCCTGCTGACTGCCGCCGAGGCGTACGCGGGGCCGTTCTACGCCGAGGCAGGCCGGGCGTATCACACTGGGGCGCATGTGCGGGCTCTGCTGGACGCCCTGGCGGGGCGGGGGGTGCTGACGCCCGCGCTGGCGCTGGCCGCGTGGGGGCATGACCTGATCTACGATCCGCGCGCGGCGGACAACGAGGCCCGCAGCGCGGATGTGTTCGGGGCGTGGCTGGTCGCGCAGGGGGCGTCCGGGGGGCTTCAGGCGGAGGTGCGGGCGCTGATCCTCGCGACCCGGCACACCGTTCCCGTGACCACGCGGGCGGAGGCGCTGTTCGTGGACGCCGACCTGAGTGTCCTGGGGGCCGATCCGGACACCTTCGACGCGTACGACCGGGCCATCCGGGTGGAGTACGCGCACGTGCCCGAGGACGCGTACCGCGCCGGGCGGGCGGCGGTCCTGCGGGGCTTCCTGAGCCGCGAGCGGCTGTACCTCACGCCGGAGTTCGCAGGGCTGGAGCCTCAGGCGCGGGTCAATCTGGCGCGGGCGCTGGCGCGGCTGAGCTGA
- a CDS encoding CaiB/BaiF CoA-transferase family protein, translated as MTPDLPLSGVRVADFTRVLTGPLCTMLLGDLGADVIKVEPPGGDDTRAWGPPFQTGPDGARESSYFLSVNRNKRSVTLDLKAQEGLEAARRLIAGSDVLVENFRPGTLERLGLGWDDLHAAQPRLIYASITGFGLSGPYRDRAGYDVIAQGMGGLMSYNGEAGGEPLRVGVAVADVYSGALITQAILAALYARERTGRGARVDVNLLESVIALGSSQVGRYLATGEVPVPTGNDHRSIVPYGTFPCADGFVNIAVGNDALWRRFCAALDDPDLGADARFTTNEGRVNHRADLDHLLLPALARHTRADLMTRLEVAGVPCGPVNDLSDVFSDPHVQARGVAVPVPHPTLGETTVTSPPWRFGGEALPVRRAPPTPGQHTREVMTELGLSPEISSAAPAPAPD; from the coding sequence ATGACCCCAGACCTGCCCCTGAGCGGCGTGCGCGTCGCGGACTTCACCCGCGTCCTGACCGGCCCGCTGTGCACCATGCTCCTCGGCGACCTCGGCGCGGACGTGATCAAGGTCGAACCGCCCGGCGGGGACGACACCCGCGCCTGGGGCCCGCCCTTCCAGACGGGGCCGGACGGGGCGCGCGAGAGCAGTTACTTCCTGAGCGTGAACCGCAACAAGCGCAGCGTCACCCTGGACCTCAAGGCGCAGGAGGGGCTGGAGGCCGCCCGCCGCCTGATCGCGGGCAGCGACGTGCTCGTCGAGAACTTCCGGCCCGGCACGCTGGAGCGCCTGGGGCTGGGCTGGGACGACCTGCACGCCGCGCAGCCCCGCCTGATCTACGCCAGCATCACGGGCTTCGGCCTGAGCGGCCCGTACCGCGACCGCGCCGGGTACGACGTGATCGCGCAGGGCATGGGCGGCCTCATGAGCTACAACGGCGAGGCGGGCGGCGAGCCCCTGCGGGTCGGGGTGGCCGTCGCGGACGTGTACAGCGGCGCGCTGATCACCCAGGCGATCCTCGCCGCGCTGTACGCCCGTGAACGCACCGGACGCGGCGCGCGGGTGGACGTGAACCTCCTTGAGAGCGTGATCGCGCTGGGCTCCTCGCAGGTGGGCCGCTACCTCGCCACCGGGGAGGTCCCCGTGCCCACCGGGAACGACCACCGGTCCATCGTCCCGTACGGCACCTTCCCCTGCGCGGACGGCTTCGTGAACATCGCCGTGGGCAACGACGCGCTGTGGCGACGCTTCTGCGCGGCGCTGGACGACCCTGACCTGGGTGCGGACGCCCGCTTCACCACGAACGAGGGCCGCGTCAACCACCGCGCCGACCTCGACCACCTCCTGCTGCCCGCCCTGGCCCGCCACACCCGCGCCGACCTCATGACCCGCCTGGAGGTCGCGGGCGTCCCCTGCGGCCCCGTGAACGACCTGTCCGACGTCTTCAGCGACCCACACGTGCAGGCGCGCGGCGTCGCCGTGCCCGTCCCGCACCCCACCCTGGGCGAGACGACCGTCACCAGCCCCCCCTGGCGCTTCGGCGGCGAGGCCCTCCCTGTGCGCCGCGCGCCCCCCACACCGGGCCAGCACACCCGCGAGGTGATGACGGAACTGGGCCTCAGCCCCGAGATCAGCTCAGCCGCGCCAGCGCCCGCGCCAGATTGA